The Salvelinus alpinus chromosome 35, SLU_Salpinus.1, whole genome shotgun sequence genome window below encodes:
- the LOC139564116 gene encoding threonylcarbamoyl-AMP synthase-like, producing the protein MRVIVLKALPGRRSMLFHQPTQHVAPTLSMNTFKFSSYFMILRRVYKSALATRDGRARCKELMTKMLRLSPQSVMNGPSAQCEERLQDGAEILNSTVKALKDGQVVAVPTDTIYGLACLAQNSNAIKKVYDIKGRKGQKPLAICVGEIKDIYKYCKVSVKEELIGELLPGPVTLVLERAEVLNTDLNPFTPLVGVRIPDHAFMRRLCQMCGEPLALTSANISSHSSTVAIHEFQDLWPRLAVVVDGGPIGDKSRLGSTVVDLSVLGKYRIIRPGCAFSSTVDVLEHKYGLSEDTGDQ; encoded by the exons ATGCGTGTCATTGTTTTGAAGGCGTTACCCGGAAGACGGTCAATGTTATTTCATCAGCCGACACAGCATGTAGCACCAACACTTTCTATGAATACCTTTAAGTTTAGTTCTTACTTCATGATATTAAGACGCGTTTATAAGTCAGCCTTAGCGACCCGAGACGGAAGAGCTAGGTGCAAAGAACTGATGACTAAAATGCTTCGCTTGTCACCGCAGTCCGTCATGAATGGACCATCTGCCCAGTGTGAGGAAAGACTGCAAG ATGGTGCTGAAATCCTGAATTCAACAGTGAAGGCTCTGAAGGATGGGCAAGTTGTGGCTGTGCCAACGGACACAATATATGGGCTGGCTTGCTTGGCTCAGAATTCCAATGCCATCAAAAAGGTGTATGACATCAAAGGACGTAAGGGTCAGAAACCACTGGCCATTTGTGTTGGAGAAATCAAAGACATTTACAA GTACTGTAAGGTGTCAGTCAAGGAAGAGCTGATAGGGGAACTGTTGCCTGGCCCTGTCACTCTGGTTCTGGAACGAGCTGAAGTACTCAACACTGACCTCAATCCCTTCACTCCG TTAGTAGGAGTGCGCATCCCGGACCATGCCTTCATGAGACGCCTCTGCCAGATGTGTGGGGAACCTCTTGCCCTCACTAGCGCCAACATCAGCTCACACTCCAGCACTGTGGCTATACAT GAGTTCCAGGATCTGTGGCCCCGGTTAGCAGTGGTGGTGGATGGCGGACCAATAGGAGACAAGAGTCGGTTGGGGTCAACAGTGGTCGACCTATCGGTGCTCGGCAAATACCGCATCATCAGACCTGGCTG TGCCTTCTCTTCCACCGTTGATGTGCTAGAGCACAAATATGGACTGTCAGAAGACACAGGGGATCAGTGA